One genomic window of Luteitalea pratensis includes the following:
- a CDS encoding FHA domain-containing protein has protein sequence MSGQYRFSDFVLDLDARELRRGVDSIALSPKAYQLLEILVAERPKALSKLELQERLWPDTFVVEKNLVNLVAEIRAALSDDATHARFVRTVPRFGYAFRESAAAMVEKSSAPETSVRFRLRWPDGRAALKEGEHVLGRDPDLELFIDAPSVSRRHALIRVSGADATIQDLGSKNGTFVADRSASVPTPLTDGDVIRLGSVELTFSAVSVQYSTRTEAARKP, from the coding sequence ATGAGCGGACAGTATCGCTTCAGCGATTTTGTGCTGGATCTCGATGCACGTGAGTTGCGACGTGGAGTCGATTCGATTGCTCTTTCACCGAAGGCATACCAGCTACTCGAGATCCTCGTTGCTGAGCGACCGAAGGCCCTCTCGAAACTGGAGCTCCAGGAACGCCTTTGGCCCGACACGTTCGTGGTCGAGAAGAACCTCGTCAATCTCGTCGCCGAGATTCGCGCTGCGCTCAGCGATGATGCGACACACGCCCGATTTGTCCGGACGGTCCCTCGATTCGGGTACGCGTTTCGAGAATCGGCTGCAGCCATGGTCGAGAAAAGTTCGGCTCCTGAGACGAGCGTCCGTTTCCGGCTCCGCTGGCCCGACGGCCGCGCCGCTCTGAAAGAGGGTGAACATGTGCTCGGCCGCGACCCCGACCTCGAGCTGTTCATCGACGCGCCCAGCGTGTCGCGGCGTCATGCCTTGATCAGAGTCTCTGGCGCCGACGCGACCATCCAGGATCTGGGGAGCAAGAACGGGACGTTCGTTGCTGATCGATCCGCCAGCGTTCCCACGCCGCTCACTGATGGCGATGTGATCCGCCTCGGCTCGGTCGAATTGACGTTCTCCGCCGTAAGCGTGCAGTATTCGACCCGCACCGAGGCAGCTCGCAAGCCCTGA
- a CDS encoding SGNH/GDSL hydrolase family protein, whose translation MLKLNTRWRRALLTAAALTVTTSSTLHQDVSANALGDGHWVGSWATAPQGVIGAPSQYSNQTLRLIVRTSIGGNQVRVRLSNELGTQRIVIGAARIALRSVAESIDPATDRALTFGGVPSITIPAGAPVLSDPVALDAPPLSELAVSIYLPHPTSVSTVHLLGLQTSYVSAPDSGDLTDAGTLLPSSPIGSWPLLTGVQVDASRRAEAIVVLGDSITDGAGSTINANRRWPDMLSERLQARPSLDHLAVLNQGIIGNRLLRPGTGPVAQLLGAAGLARFDRDVVAQPAVGCAIVLLGINDIGAPASEAVSVDELIAGYRQLIERAHLRGIKIFGATLPPFEGATMPGFYSPEGEQKRQAINEWIRSAGEYDGMIDFDRALRDPDHPTRLSPVYDSGDHLHPNDAGTRAMAQAVPLRLFRLD comes from the coding sequence ATGCTGAAACTGAATACGCGTTGGCGTCGCGCGTTGCTCACCGCCGCCGCGCTCACCGTTACGACGAGCAGCACTCTCCACCAGGATGTGTCTGCCAACGCTCTGGGAGACGGGCATTGGGTTGGCAGCTGGGCCACGGCTCCCCAGGGCGTGATCGGGGCGCCATCGCAGTACAGCAATCAGACGCTCCGTCTGATCGTACGTACTTCAATTGGCGGCAATCAGGTGCGAGTTAGGTTGTCCAACGAGCTGGGGACGCAGCGCATCGTCATCGGTGCTGCCCGCATCGCTCTTCGGAGTGTGGCTGAAAGCATCGACCCAGCGACCGATCGAGCGCTGACGTTTGGCGGCGTTCCTTCGATCACCATTCCGGCGGGTGCTCCGGTCCTGAGCGATCCTGTGGCGCTGGATGCGCCCCCGCTATCCGAGCTGGCCGTCAGCATCTACCTCCCGCATCCAACCTCCGTGAGCACCGTGCACCTCCTTGGGTTGCAGACGTCTTATGTGTCGGCGCCCGACTCGGGGGACCTCACGGATGCCGGCACGCTGCTACCGTCTAGCCCTATCGGATCGTGGCCGTTGCTCACAGGCGTCCAGGTGGACGCGTCTAGGCGTGCCGAAGCGATCGTCGTCCTGGGAGATTCGATCACCGATGGAGCCGGTTCGACGATCAATGCAAACCGACGATGGCCGGACATGTTGTCAGAGCGGCTGCAAGCTCGACCGAGCCTCGATCATCTGGCGGTGCTCAACCAGGGAATCATAGGCAATCGGCTGCTCCGTCCCGGAACGGGCCCGGTGGCGCAGTTACTGGGCGCAGCCGGCCTTGCGCGTTTCGATCGCGACGTTGTCGCCCAGCCTGCCGTGGGTTGTGCGATCGTGCTTCTTGGTATCAATGACATCGGCGCGCCCGCTTCGGAGGCCGTCAGCGTCGATGAACTCATTGCCGGGTACCGCCAACTGATCGAGCGGGCACACCTGCGCGGGATCAAGATCTTCGGCGCCACCCTGCCCCCGTTCGAGGGCGCTACCATGCCGGGCTTCTACTCACCAGAGGGGGAGCAGAAGCGGCAAGCGATCAACGAGTGGATCCGTAGCGCTGGGGAGTACGATGGCATGATCGACTTCGATCGCGCGCTGCGTGATCCTGATCACCCGACGCGATTGTCACCCGTGTACGACAGCGGGGATCACTTGCATCCCAACGACGCAGGCACGCGAGCGATGGCTCAGGCCGTCCCTTTGCGGCTGTTTAGACTGGACTGA